DNA from Bradyrhizobium diazoefficiens USDA 110:
CATCCGCTTCACGTCGAACCGGCCGGAGCGGGCGGCCTATTATGCGAACGCGATAGCCGAGGCGTTCGTCGCGAGCCAGAGTCGCAACCGCACCGATGCGACCGACGAGGCGGCCGACTGGCTCAGTGGCCGGCTCAAGACATTGAACGACCGGTTGAGGGCGTCAGAGGACGCCGTGGCCACGTTCAAGCTCGAGCACAGGATCGTCAACGCCGGCAAGGATTCCACGACCCAGCAATTGCGCGTGACCGAGCTGTCGCAGCAGGTCGCCGCCGCGCGCGCCCGGACCGAAGAGGCCAAAGCCCGCTACGAGCAGGCGCAGCGCGACGTGAAGGCGAATGTCGAGGGTCCGGCCAAGCAGGATCTCCTGAGCGCGCTGCGCGCGCAGCGGTCGGCGCTCAATGATCAAATCGCGCAGAAGCGCGCGGTGTTCGGCGATCGCCATCCCGACCTCGTCATGTCCTACAGCCAGCTGAACGATCTCAACAGGCAGATCGAGGTCGAGCGGGCCAAGAGCATCGACACCGCAAAGTCGGAGTACGAGGCCCAGCGCGAACAGCAGAAGGCCCTCGAAGGCCAGATGAAGGCGGCTGAATCGCAGCTCCTGGTCGACGGTCAGGCTCTGGTCAGGCTCCAGGAGTTGCAGCGCGACGCCGAGGCGAACAGAAACATCTACGAACAATTCCTGTCGCGCTCGAAGACGACGAACGAGCAGCGTCTCCTGCAGAGCTCCCAGACCAAGATTGCGTCGTCCGCCATTCCGCCGCTTCGCTCGACCCTTCCGCCGCTGCCCTTGCTGCTTGCCGCGCTCGCGATCGGCTCGCTGCTGACATCGACGGCGGTCGTTGCCGCTACGGGACGCCGATCGGACAAGCCCGTCGAAGACGTTCGTGCCCCCGATCCGGCTCCGCGCCAGCCCGCGTCGTGGCCACGCCCGCCCGTGTGGGCCCGCATTCCCGACTTGCTGCCGGGCGATGTGCCCCGAAACATCTGGCAAGGTCCGGTCTCAGCGACGGCTGCGCTCGATCTCAGTCCACATTTGCGCCCGCTGCTCGACCGGCTGGAGAAATTGCCGGGAGCCCGGGGCAAGGTCGCGCTCGTGATGTCGGTCGGCAAGCGGGCCGGCGGCAACACCGTCGCGCGGTCGCTGAACCGGTGGGCGGTGAACAAGGGGAAGTTGAGCGTCCTGATCCGGGTCGAGCCGGACCTCGGTGGTGCCGCGGTTAGCCTCGTCAAGGAGCAGGCGGACGGCATGACCACGGCGGACTTTCGCAGCGTCGACGCGCTTCTGGGCGCCGGCAAGCGGCCCGAGGCGTCGCCCGCGGATGACATTCGTTCGGAGTTCGATCTGATCGTCGTCCACGCCACCTCGCTGGCCTTGCAGCCGGAGGCGGCGGCGCTCGCCGCTCACGCTGATCTGGTCGTCCTG
Protein-coding regions in this window:
- a CDS encoding GumC family protein, encoding MTFGRRADPTSSGSTGVSASWQTQDASNGEAGGAAARLGGVLTAAGALSFIRDNARRILALALAIFALGVILLLVIPVRFAATALVVVDPREQRVTADQDVLPGIGQDSAALQSLVEVAKSDGFLKPLIEQLKIRDDEDISGGHTDPARLLERFRNRLDISRRGLTYVIAIRFTSNRPERAAYYANAIAEAFVASQSRNRTDATDEAADWLSGRLKTLNDRLRASEDAVATFKLEHRIVNAGKDSTTQQLRVTELSQQVAAARARTEEAKARYEQAQRDVKANVEGPAKQDLLSALRAQRSALNDQIAQKRAVFGDRHPDLVMSYSQLNDLNRQIEVERAKSIDTAKSEYEAQREQQKALEGQMKAAESQLLVDGQALVRLQELQRDAEANRNIYEQFLSRSKTTNEQRLLQSSQTKIASSAIPPLRSTLPPLPLLLAALAIGSLLTSTAVVAATGRRSDKPVEDVRAPDPAPRQPASWPRPPVWARIPDLLPGDVPRNIWQGPVSATAALDLSPHLRPLLDRLEKLPGARGKVALVMSVGKRAGGNTVARSLNRWAVNKGKLSVLIRVEPDLGGAAVSLVKEQADGMTTADFRSVDALLGAGKRPEASPADDIRSEFDLIVVHATSLALQPEAAALAAHADLVVLVACEDAVDSAAMRRAMAALSRFGSVPTGLVINRVPPDPSAARRRGEVLGLAG